From Drosophila yakuba strain Tai18E2 chromosome 2L, Prin_Dyak_Tai18E2_2.1, whole genome shotgun sequence, one genomic window encodes:
- the LOC6526713 gene encoding uncharacterized protein LOC6526713 isoform X2 has translation MSKKCTVRSLSDSALAELANLLVSTISYAQYAPDVQLDTNIVMVELNEYLDQLGATPNIYQDLLRVILSSDYLEANMRFTCLQMLLNCGVTFLMTEVFPFSYYEKILQVIAAQGAGLRVLNIKGIWVKEEHMHYMYDIVRKCKQLVKLYVPYIANDRLLEEIGLCCSRLQILDISGETDITEIGIDLLAKGVCSQSLTVVDVGMPGEENICYSDIALILEHCPQVETLSTYSFVGASLKFIHDNIDDRFKCRLKYIHDTGTDEATLQVIMQTCPRLETLYLDSPKTGSLRALHTRNLRKLKIYKFVVAELLPLLERPIGRNLRHLTMIKGLGNLELGKLARLCPSLIDLDCYMIDSLSYGAGHAKFQQLEGLEILSSAILTSSLKAFLCNSTDLKRLAVDTVEFTDEDIMSIFMQHDFKVLEDVWFTLAPELTVQSVEILMDSCPELQSVGQLNGWSLTPDDLALIRGLLKSGNSSIRLQ, from the exons ATGTCTAAAAAGTGCACGGTGCGATCGCTGAGCGACAGCGCTTTGGCGGAGCTGGCCAATCTCTTGGTGTCCACCATCAGCTACGCGCAGTATGCGCCGGACGTGCAGCTGGACACCAACATCGTGATGGTGGAGCTGAACGAGTATCTGGACCAGTTGGGCGCCACGCCAAACATATACCAGGACTTGCTCAGGGTGATCCTCAGCTCGGATTATCTGGAGGCCAACATGCGGTTCACCTGCCTGCAGATGCTGCTCAACTGCGGCGTTACTTTCCTGATGACCGAGGTGTTTCCCTTCAGCTACTACGAGAAGATCCTGCAG GTGATTGCTGCCCAAGGAGCGGGACTGAGGGTGCTAAATATCAAGGGAATTTGGGTAAAGGAGGAGCACATGCACTACATGTACGACATAGTCAGGAAGTGCAAGCAGCTGGTCAAGTTGTATGTGCCCTATATCGCCAACGATCGGCTGCTGGAGGAGATCGGGCTGTGCTGCAGCCGACTGCAGATCCTGGACATTTCCGGCGAGACTGACATCACAGAGATCGGCATCGATCTGTTGGCCAAGGGCGTGTGCTCACAATCACTGACCGTTGTGGATGTGGGAATGCCGGGCGAGGAGAACATCTGCTACTCGGACATTGCCCTGATCCTGGAGCACTGTCCCCAGGTGGAGACGCTCTCCACATACTCCTTTGTCGGCGCTTCTCTGAAGTTTATCCACGACAATATCGACGATCGTTTCAAGTGCCGCCTGAAGTACATCCACGATACGGGCACGGATGAAGCCACCTTGCAGGTGATCATGCAGACGTGTCCCAGGCTGGAAACCCTCTACTTGGACTCGCCCAAGACGGGCAGCCTGAGAGCTCTTCACACGCGCAATTTGCGCAAATTAAAGATCTACAAATTTGTTGTGGCTGAGTTACTGCCCCTGCTGGAGCGTCCGATTGGCAGAAACCTGCGACATCTCACCATGATCAAGGGCCTGGGCAACCTCGAGCTGGGCAAGCTGGCTCGCCTGTGTCCCTCGCTCATCGATCTCGACTGCTACATGATCGACAGTCTGTCCTACGGAGCCGGACACGCCAAGTTCCAGCAACTGGAGGGTCTGGAGATCCTGAGCAGCGCCATTCTGACCAGCTCCTTGAAGGCCTTCCTCTGCAACTCCACCGATCTGAAGAGACTGGCCGTGGACACGGTGGAGTTTACTGATGAGGATATTATGAG caTCTTTATGCAGCATGACTTCAAGGTTTTGGAGGACGTGTGGTTCACTCTGGCGCCAGAGCTAACAGTGCAGTCTGTGGAG ATACTAATGGACAGTTGCCCGGAACTGCAGTCCGTGGGTCAACTGAACGGCTGGTCCTTGACGCCCGATGATTTGGCGCTGATTCGTGGACTCCTCAAGAGCGGCAATTCGAGCATT CGCCTTCAATAG
- the LOC6526713 gene encoding uncharacterized protein LOC6526713 isoform X1: MSKKCTVRSLSDSALAELANLLVSTISYAQYAPDVQLDTNIVMVELNEYLDQLGATPNIYQDLLRVILSSDYLEANMRFTCLQMLLNCGVTFLMTEVFPFSYYEKILQVIAAQGAGLRVLNIKGIWVKEEHMHYMYDIVRKCKQLVKLYVPYIANDRLLEEIGLCCSRLQILDISGETDITEIGIDLLAKGVCSQSLTVVDVGMPGEENICYSDIALILEHCPQVETLSTYSFVGASLKFIHDNIDDRFKCRLKYIHDTGTDEATLQVIMQTCPRLETLYLDSPKTGSLRALHTRNLRKLKIYKFVVAELLPLLERPIGRNLRHLTMIKGLGNLELGKLARLCPSLIDLDCYMIDSLSYGAGHAKFQQLEGLEILSSAILTSSLKAFLCNSTDLKRLAVDTVEFTDEDIMSIFMQHDFKVLEDVWFTLAPELTVQSVEILMDSCPELQSVGQLNGWSLTPDDLALIRGLLKSGNSSIVLTPNGFLA, translated from the exons ATGTCTAAAAAGTGCACGGTGCGATCGCTGAGCGACAGCGCTTTGGCGGAGCTGGCCAATCTCTTGGTGTCCACCATCAGCTACGCGCAGTATGCGCCGGACGTGCAGCTGGACACCAACATCGTGATGGTGGAGCTGAACGAGTATCTGGACCAGTTGGGCGCCACGCCAAACATATACCAGGACTTGCTCAGGGTGATCCTCAGCTCGGATTATCTGGAGGCCAACATGCGGTTCACCTGCCTGCAGATGCTGCTCAACTGCGGCGTTACTTTCCTGATGACCGAGGTGTTTCCCTTCAGCTACTACGAGAAGATCCTGCAG GTGATTGCTGCCCAAGGAGCGGGACTGAGGGTGCTAAATATCAAGGGAATTTGGGTAAAGGAGGAGCACATGCACTACATGTACGACATAGTCAGGAAGTGCAAGCAGCTGGTCAAGTTGTATGTGCCCTATATCGCCAACGATCGGCTGCTGGAGGAGATCGGGCTGTGCTGCAGCCGACTGCAGATCCTGGACATTTCCGGCGAGACTGACATCACAGAGATCGGCATCGATCTGTTGGCCAAGGGCGTGTGCTCACAATCACTGACCGTTGTGGATGTGGGAATGCCGGGCGAGGAGAACATCTGCTACTCGGACATTGCCCTGATCCTGGAGCACTGTCCCCAGGTGGAGACGCTCTCCACATACTCCTTTGTCGGCGCTTCTCTGAAGTTTATCCACGACAATATCGACGATCGTTTCAAGTGCCGCCTGAAGTACATCCACGATACGGGCACGGATGAAGCCACCTTGCAGGTGATCATGCAGACGTGTCCCAGGCTGGAAACCCTCTACTTGGACTCGCCCAAGACGGGCAGCCTGAGAGCTCTTCACACGCGCAATTTGCGCAAATTAAAGATCTACAAATTTGTTGTGGCTGAGTTACTGCCCCTGCTGGAGCGTCCGATTGGCAGAAACCTGCGACATCTCACCATGATCAAGGGCCTGGGCAACCTCGAGCTGGGCAAGCTGGCTCGCCTGTGTCCCTCGCTCATCGATCTCGACTGCTACATGATCGACAGTCTGTCCTACGGAGCCGGACACGCCAAGTTCCAGCAACTGGAGGGTCTGGAGATCCTGAGCAGCGCCATTCTGACCAGCTCCTTGAAGGCCTTCCTCTGCAACTCCACCGATCTGAAGAGACTGGCCGTGGACACGGTGGAGTTTACTGATGAGGATATTATGAG caTCTTTATGCAGCATGACTTCAAGGTTTTGGAGGACGTGTGGTTCACTCTGGCGCCAGAGCTAACAGTGCAGTCTGTGGAG ATACTAATGGACAGTTGCCCGGAACTGCAGTCCGTGGGTCAACTGAACGGCTGGTCCTTGACGCCCGATGATTTGGCGCTGATTCGTGGACTCCTCAAGAGCGGCAATTCGAGCATTGTACTGACACCAAACGGTTTTCTAGCTTGA
- the LOC6526714 gene encoding putative oligosaccharyltransferase complex subunit CG9662, which yields MFETLYNLPFHILVPPNIKVRKFSIPMPSPMAVFSVILFSYFLVTGGIIYDVIVEPPSLGATVDEHGHSRPVAFMPYRVNGQYIMEGLASSFLFTVGGLGFIIMDQTHAPGKTNLNRLLLTAMGFIFILVSFFTTWLFMRMKLPSYLQP from the exons ATGTTCGAGACACTGTACAACCTGCCCTTCCACATCCTGGTGCCGCCGAACATCAAGGTCCGCAAGTTTAGCATTCCAATGCCCTCACCGATGGCCGTTTTCAGTGTGATTTTGTTTTCCTATTTTCTGGTGACAGGCG GTATTATTTACGATGTGATTGTGGAGCCGCCAAGTCTGGGAGCCACCGTGGACGAGCACGGACACTCGCGTCCAGTGGCCTTTATGCCCTACCGCGTGAATGGGCAGTACATCATGGAGGGTCTGGCCAGCAGCTTCCTGTTCACCGTCGGCGGTCTGGGATTCATCATCATGGACCAAACCCATGCGCCGGGAAAGACGAACCTCAACCGCCTGCTGCTCACCGCCATGGGATTCATTTTCATCCTGGTCTCCTTCTTCACCACCTGGCTGTTCATGCGCATGAAGCTGCCCAGCTACCTGCAGCCCTAG
- the LOC6526715 gene encoding serine/threonine-protein phosphatase 2A activator, which produces MASAVNQAAGKLPAIAKRVQNLGDMAIWQRSRAFHDLIGYINGTSSAIQGIKTTDEMFESEVLKKLLRLFDALEKLVEQHPPLEQPQRFGNKAYRDWAQEMREQLPELLGQLLPDAKKRYQVELEQYLIESFGNATRIDYGTGHELSFLFFLCSLFKAEILQEQDIVSAALRLFNRYLEFARQLQRTYNMEPAGSQGVWSLDDFQFVPFIWGSAQLAVKSPFDPSKFVDEQIITDYRDQFMFISCIDYICKVKTGHFGEHSNQLWSITDVPSWAKINAGLVKMYQKEILSKFPVIQHVYFGELMAFEPVSPGTTLSNARLGHVAPPPSKRICIGTTNLVPPVPVAAAPPPPAESLSSDLNVGDSSSESSDNSVVLRPTTSSASLVTAAEGSGDKPSKE; this is translated from the exons ATGGCGAGTGCCGTTAATCAAGCAGCAG GCAAACTGCCGGCAATTGCAAAGAGGGTGCAAAATCTGGGCGACATGGCCATTTGGCAAAGATCCCGCGCCTTCCACGATTTGATTGGATATATTAATGGCACCAGTTCGGCCATTCAGGGCATTAAAACCACAGACGAGATGTTCGAGTCGGAAGTGCTTAAGAAGCTGCTGCGACTCTTCGATGCCCTGGAGAAGTTGGTGGAGCAACATCCACCGCTGGAGCAGCCTCAGCGGTTCGGGAACAAGGCCTACAGGGATTGGGCGCAGGAAATGCGGGAGCAGTTACCCGAACTCCTAGGACAGTTGCTGCCAGACGCCAAGAAGCGCTACCAAGTCGAACTGGAGCAGTATCTCATTGAGTCCTTTGGGAATGCCACCAGGATCGACTACGGAACCGGTCACGAGCTGTCCTTTCTCTTCTTCCTGTGCTCCCTGTTCAAAGCCGAGATTTTGCAGGAACAGGACATCGTAAGTGCTGCACTGAGACTCTTCAATCGGTACCTCGAGTTCGCCAGGCAGCTGCAGCGCACGTACAACATGGAACCCGCTGGAAGCCAAGGAGTCTGGTCCCTAGACGACTTCCAGTTCGTGCCCTTCATCTGGGGCAGCGCACAGCTGGCGG TTAAGAGCCCCTTTGATCCCTCAAAGTTCGTGGACGAGCAGATCATCACCGATTACAGGGATCAGTTCATGTTCATTAGTTGCATCGACTACATCTGCAAGGTCAAGACTGGACACTTTGGCGAGCACTCCAACCAGCTGTGGAGCATAACTGATGTGCCCTCATGGGCAAAGATCAACGCGGGTCTGGTTAAAATGTACCAAAAGGAG ATCCTCTCAAAGTTTCCCGTGATCCAGCACGTCTACTTCGGAGAACTGATGGCATTCGAGCCCGTCTCCCCCGGCACAACTCTCTCCAACGCCCGACTAGGTCATGTGGCTCCGCCGCCCTCCAAACGCATCTGCATTGGGACTACAAATTTGGTGCCACCAGTTCCAGTTGCCGCAGCTCCTCCGCCGCCCGCCGAATCTCTCAGCAGCGATCTGAATGTGGGTGATTCGAGCAGTGAGAGCAGCGACAATAGCGTGGTACTGCGTCCAACAACATCGTCGGCTTCTCTGGTGACGGCCGCCGAAGGATCGGGTGATAAGCCCAGCAAGGAGTAG
- the LOC26534787 gene encoding uncharacterized protein LOC26534787: MDSFVRFYLIVSILGCVAALKDPSCAFELFGQGACNTLITRIGYSRWENMCTSKRFIACDTDGTSFESIKECEDKCKE; the protein is encoded by the exons ATGGATAGTTTTGTAAGGTTTTACCTAATTGTATCCATACTTGGCTGTGTTGCAGCTTTAAAAGATC CCAGCTGTGCTTTTGAGCTGTTTGGCCAAGGTGCTTGCAACACTTTGATAACTCGAATTGGCTATTCACGTTGGGAAAACATGTGTACTTCAAAGCGCTTTATTGCATGCGACACCGATGGAACATCCTTTGAGAGCATCAAGGAATGCGAGGATAAATGCAAAGAGTAG
- the LOC26536442 gene encoding trypsin inhibitor has product MKLSSIVCLIFALLGCVSALKNPVCGVKYRGVGLCKMLITKIVYIPSENKCKTVHIGGCSAEGTFFKSIKECEAKCKE; this is encoded by the exons atgaaacttTCCTCAattgtttgcttaatttttgCATTACTTGGTTGTGTTTCAGCTTTGAAGAACC CTGTTTGTGGTGTAAAATATCGAGGTGTAGGTCTATGCAAAATGTTAATCACGAAAATAGTTTACATACCCAGTGAAAACAAATGCAAGACTGTGCACATTGGTGGATGTTCGGCCGAAGGAACTTTCTTCAAAAGCATCAAGGAATGTGAAGCGAAATGCAAGGAATAA